In Terriglobales bacterium, the following proteins share a genomic window:
- the tsaB gene encoding tRNA (adenosine(37)-N6)-threonylcarbamoyltransferase complex dimerization subunit type 1 TsaB, which yields MLLLAIDTSGRQGGITLARGANDIEIIESTPIQGGTFSAELVPQIADVLEKHSYRATDLKALVAVTGPGSFTGLRVGLTAVKGLAEVLGIPIATVTSLEILLAAAGEPDSAMAVLDAGRGELYVATQTNGEREESLLTAAEAAAIASSRPLRVIAAEASVASKFPKSDLIQYCSTEVAARLGFDKVRARNTVDVLALDANYIRKSEAEYMQKLKKSGM from the coding sequence ATGCTGCTGCTCGCAATCGACACTTCCGGCCGCCAAGGTGGCATCACGCTTGCCCGAGGCGCGAACGACATTGAGATCATCGAATCAACTCCGATTCAAGGCGGGACATTTTCAGCGGAATTGGTTCCGCAAATCGCCGATGTTCTCGAGAAGCACAGTTACAGGGCAACCGATCTAAAAGCTCTAGTCGCAGTTACCGGCCCAGGATCCTTTACAGGGCTGCGCGTTGGACTTACCGCCGTGAAAGGGCTCGCGGAAGTTCTTGGTATTCCGATCGCAACTGTGACTTCACTGGAGATTCTGCTCGCGGCTGCCGGAGAGCCAGATTCCGCAATGGCAGTACTCGACGCCGGCCGCGGCGAGTTGTATGTAGCGACACAGACCAACGGCGAGCGAGAAGAGTCTCTGCTCACAGCGGCTGAAGCTGCAGCAATCGCCAGCTCGCGCCCTTTACGAGTTATTGCGGCGGAAGCGAGCGTTGCATCCAAGTTTCCTAAGTCAGATCTGATCCAGTACTGCAGCACGGAGGTTGCAGCGCGCCTCGGTTTCGACAAAGTGCGTGCACGCAATACTGTTGATGTGCTTGCACTCGACGCCAACTACATTCGCAAGTCGGAAGCCGAGTACATGCAGAAACTGAAGAAATCAGGTATGTGA